In Microbulbifer salipaludis, a genomic segment contains:
- a CDS encoding HNH endonuclease family protein produces MPRLKPSLHFVSAPVFLLLSVLVLAASIESALASEGDKYRRSEWLPRWSDTDRDCQDTRHELLIRYSLAPVTYTDHRSCKVASGLWMDPYTGNFYELASDLDVEHIVPLKWAHERGGAHWSRAKKRAFAEDPDNLWLVDDGRNQSKGHRGPDEWMPPYGPVQQYYLRRFIAVAEKYGLQATPAESRIFLAMLESPHRG; encoded by the coding sequence GTGCCGCGTCTAAAACCTTCCCTGCATTTTGTTTCCGCGCCTGTTTTCCTTCTTCTTTCTGTACTGGTCCTGGCGGCGTCAATCGAAAGTGCGCTCGCGAGTGAGGGCGATAAATATCGCCGCAGCGAGTGGCTGCCACGTTGGTCGGATACCGACCGTGATTGTCAGGATACACGCCACGAGCTGTTGATCCGTTACTCACTGGCGCCGGTCACTTACACCGACCACCGTAGTTGCAAAGTGGCGAGTGGATTGTGGATGGATCCATATACGGGGAACTTCTACGAGTTGGCATCGGATCTTGATGTCGAGCATATCGTGCCACTGAAATGGGCCCACGAGCGTGGTGGCGCGCACTGGTCGCGAGCGAAGAAGCGGGCATTTGCGGAAGACCCGGATAATCTATGGCTGGTGGATGATGGGCGCAATCAAAGCAAAGGCCACCGAGGCCCGGATGAATGGATGCCCCCGTATGGTCCGGTGCAGCAATATTACTTGCGACGGTTTATAGCGGTGGCTGAAAAATATGGGCTACAGGCGACGCCGGCAGAGTCCCGGATTTTTCTGGCGATGCTGGAAAGTCCGCATCGGGGTTGA
- a CDS encoding ornithine cyclodeaminase family protein yields the protein MKFITAETIRSTIEYPQLITALRDAFRSQSVEVPQRHHHHYRYSAAHDNENTLLLMPAWQANGFLGVKTVVVAPDNREQPSIQGQYALFDAATGTPRAIMDAASITAMRTAAASALAADYLAPTDASVLLMVGTGTLAPELIRAHASVRPIKEVLVWGRSAAKAQRVVDSVSELPCVAKVCEDIEQGMAQADIVSCATLSKTPLIQGSWLRPNQHIDLVGAYRPDMREADDDLIRQVALYVDVMPHALAETGDLCIPLSNGVISESSVLGHLPSLCQSPAPIARQGVTCFKSVGHALEDLVAATLVHAVERAREDCSLAPLLNNL from the coding sequence ATGAAATTTATTACCGCCGAGACTATCCGTAGCACCATTGAGTATCCGCAGTTAATCACCGCCCTGCGTGATGCTTTTCGCAGTCAATCCGTCGAGGTACCCCAGCGGCACCACCATCATTACCGGTATTCCGCTGCACATGACAACGAGAACACACTACTGCTCATGCCCGCGTGGCAGGCGAATGGGTTCCTGGGTGTCAAAACGGTGGTGGTTGCGCCCGATAACCGGGAGCAGCCATCTATTCAAGGGCAGTACGCATTGTTTGACGCTGCCACCGGTACGCCTCGGGCGATTATGGACGCAGCAAGTATTACCGCCATGCGCACTGCGGCCGCGTCGGCGCTGGCTGCGGACTACCTTGCACCGACGGATGCGAGCGTGCTCTTGATGGTGGGCACAGGAACACTCGCGCCCGAGCTGATTCGGGCTCACGCCAGTGTTCGTCCCATAAAGGAGGTACTGGTGTGGGGGCGCTCCGCCGCCAAGGCGCAGCGGGTTGTGGATTCCGTCTCGGAGCTGCCCTGTGTGGCCAAAGTGTGCGAAGACATCGAGCAAGGTATGGCACAGGCAGACATCGTGAGCTGCGCAACGCTGAGCAAGACGCCGCTCATTCAGGGGAGTTGGCTGCGACCAAACCAGCACATTGACCTGGTCGGCGCCTACCGGCCGGATATGCGGGAAGCCGATGACGACCTGATCCGGCAGGTAGCGCTATATGTCGATGTAATGCCACATGCGCTGGCGGAAACCGGCGATCTTTGCATCCCTCTGAGCAATGGTGTGATCAGCGAATCTTCCGTGCTCGGGCACCTGCCCTCCCTGTGTCAATCTCCCGCGCCGATTGCCCGCCAAGGTGTTACCTGCTTCAAGTCTGTGGGACACGCACTGGAGGACCTGGTGGCGGCGACACTGGTTCATGCCGTGGAGCGGGCGCGGGAAGACTGTTCGCTGGCACCCTTGCTGAATAATTTGTGA
- the kdsB gene encoding 3-deoxy-manno-octulosonate cytidylyltransferase: protein MEFDVIIPARFGSSRLPGKPLADIAGKTMVQRVFERAQASDAQRVIVATDDARVADAVRGFGGEVCMTSPDHASGTDRLQEVAASLGVSEDRILVNVQGDEPLIPPAVINQVAHNLAENTAAGVATLAEPISSADDFLNPNIVKVVTEGSGLARYFSRAPIPWPRDAFALNQQSLPAGLNPRRHIGIYAYRAGLLDLFVGWPMAPIEQFEALEQLRFLYNGHGIHVDDACEEVPGGVDTAQDLERMQAYFG from the coding sequence ATTGAATTTGACGTCATCATTCCGGCCCGGTTTGGGTCGAGCCGCCTGCCGGGCAAGCCGTTGGCAGACATTGCCGGAAAGACGATGGTGCAGCGTGTATTTGAGCGTGCCCAGGCCAGCGACGCTCAGCGAGTGATTGTGGCGACGGACGATGCGCGTGTTGCGGATGCCGTGCGGGGATTTGGTGGTGAGGTGTGCATGACCAGCCCCGACCACGCCTCAGGTACTGACCGGCTGCAGGAGGTGGCGGCCAGTCTCGGGGTGAGCGAGGATCGTATTCTGGTGAATGTGCAGGGGGATGAACCTTTGATCCCGCCCGCCGTAATCAATCAGGTGGCGCACAACCTGGCAGAAAACACCGCCGCGGGCGTTGCCACATTAGCGGAACCTATTTCGTCTGCGGATGATTTTTTAAACCCGAACATCGTCAAGGTAGTGACCGAAGGTTCCGGCCTTGCACGCTATTTCTCCCGTGCGCCCATTCCCTGGCCAAGAGATGCGTTTGCGCTGAATCAGCAGTCACTGCCTGCAGGGCTCAATCCGCGTCGTCATATTGGCATCTATGCTTACCGGGCGGGGTTGCTGGACCTGTTTGTCGGTTGGCCGATGGCGCCCATTGAGCAGTTCGAGGCTCTCGAGCAACTGCGGTTCCTGTACAACGGCCATGGGATTCATGTGGATGATGCCTGCGAAGAGGTTCCTGGCGGTGTGGACACCGCGCAGGATCTCGAGCGGATGCAGGCCTACTTTGGCTGA
- the uvrC gene encoding excinuclease ABC subunit UvrC, whose protein sequence is MFDSKRFLTTVTRKPGVYQMFDDQGKVLYVGKAKNLRNRLGSYFRASGLTAKTMALVEKIADIEVTVTRSETEALVLEQSLIKSQRPPYNVMLKDDKGYPYIFLSSKDTFPRIAFHRGAKRKKGDYFGPFPNASSVRDSLNFLQKTFRIRTCEDSVFANRSRPCLQYQIERCTAPCVDFIDPEDYQADVRHAQMFLAGKSDSIIRELADEMDKASMELAFEKAARLRDQIVALRRLQSDQVAESGGADVDVLGVATSGGICCVHVLFVRQGRILGSRSYYPSEKLGLDDAALLSAFIPQFYLGTSRELPRQILVSEPLDDAEALQLALTEQAGKDIQVVHRLRGNRATWVEMAQQAASQNLQSRTASQQKLQDRFENLQEVLRLDGLPERLECFDISHSSGEATVASCVVFDTGGPVKSDYRRFNIEGITAGDDYAAMGQALKRRYTRLSNGEGRFPNILLIDGGKGQVTQAVDALNELGVTGVQIIGVSKGTTRKAGFETLHVVAEGRELVLGADSPALHLIQQVRDEAHRFAITGHRQRRDKKRRESPLEGIPGVGPARRRALLRHFGGLQEIMRASVNELSSVEGVSRKLAQDIYSTLHNE, encoded by the coding sequence ATGTTCGACAGCAAACGCTTTCTCACAACCGTTACCCGCAAACCTGGCGTGTATCAGATGTTTGACGATCAGGGCAAGGTGCTGTACGTGGGCAAGGCCAAAAACCTGCGCAATCGTCTCGGCAGTTATTTCCGGGCCAGCGGCCTGACCGCAAAAACCATGGCACTGGTGGAAAAGATTGCGGACATTGAGGTTACTGTAACGCGCAGTGAAACAGAGGCGCTGGTACTTGAGCAGAGCCTGATAAAATCCCAGCGCCCGCCCTACAATGTCATGTTGAAAGATGACAAGGGCTACCCTTATATATTCCTGTCCAGTAAAGATACATTTCCGCGTATTGCCTTTCATCGCGGCGCCAAACGCAAGAAGGGCGATTATTTTGGTCCGTTTCCCAACGCATCCTCGGTGAGAGACAGTCTCAATTTTCTGCAGAAAACCTTTCGTATTCGTACCTGCGAAGACAGCGTTTTTGCCAACCGTTCCAGACCCTGCCTGCAATATCAGATCGAGCGTTGCACCGCGCCCTGTGTGGACTTTATTGATCCTGAAGACTATCAGGCGGATGTGCGCCACGCGCAGATGTTTCTTGCCGGTAAAAGTGACAGCATTATCCGCGAGTTGGCCGATGAGATGGATAAGGCGTCCATGGAGCTGGCATTTGAGAAGGCGGCGCGGCTGCGTGACCAGATCGTTGCGCTGCGACGGTTGCAGTCCGACCAGGTTGCCGAGAGCGGCGGCGCGGATGTGGATGTGCTTGGGGTCGCGACCTCCGGCGGGATCTGCTGTGTGCATGTGCTGTTTGTGCGTCAGGGGAGAATACTGGGCAGCCGAAGTTACTACCCGAGTGAGAAGCTCGGCTTGGATGATGCCGCTCTGCTATCGGCCTTCATTCCCCAATTCTATCTGGGCACTAGCAGGGAGCTTCCGCGCCAGATTCTGGTGTCGGAGCCATTGGATGACGCAGAAGCCTTGCAGCTGGCTCTGACCGAGCAGGCCGGGAAAGACATCCAGGTCGTGCATCGCCTGCGGGGCAATCGCGCCACTTGGGTGGAGATGGCGCAGCAGGCGGCCAGCCAGAACCTGCAGAGTCGCACCGCGTCTCAGCAAAAGCTCCAGGACCGATTTGAAAATCTGCAGGAAGTACTGCGGCTCGATGGTTTGCCGGAGCGCCTGGAATGCTTCGATATCAGTCACTCCAGTGGTGAAGCGACGGTGGCATCCTGCGTGGTGTTTGACACCGGTGGCCCGGTGAAGTCGGATTATCGCCGTTTCAATATCGAGGGTATTACCGCCGGCGATGATTATGCGGCAATGGGGCAGGCTCTGAAGCGCCGCTATACCCGCTTGTCGAATGGTGAGGGGCGCTTTCCGAATATCCTGCTTATCGACGGGGGTAAAGGGCAGGTGACCCAGGCAGTGGATGCCCTGAACGAGCTTGGTGTCACGGGTGTGCAGATTATCGGTGTGTCCAAGGGGACCACCCGTAAAGCCGGCTTTGAGACCCTGCATGTGGTCGCCGAAGGCCGTGAGCTGGTACTGGGGGCCGATTCTCCCGCTTTGCACCTGATTCAGCAGGTGCGGGATGAAGCTCACCGGTTTGCGATCACCGGGCACCGGCAGCGCCGAGACAAAAAGCGTCGCGAATCTCCGCTGGAAGGCATACCGGGTGTCGGTCCAGCGCGGCGGCGGGCGCTACTGCGCCATTTTGGGGGGCTGCAAGAGATTATGCGCGCTTCCGTGAATGAGCTCTCCAGTGTTGAGGGGGTGAGCCGCAAACTTGCTCAGGATATATACTCGACCCTGCATAACGAATAG
- a CDS encoding response regulator, whose translation MIKVLVVDDHDLVRMGISRMLGDVDDIQVVGEAKSGEDAIAFVRETAVDVILMDVRMPGMGGLEATRKLIPRFPQAKVIAVSALDDDLFPGRLIQAGASGYVTKGADLEEMVRAIHSVVAGETYISSSMATKLALRGMNGGGSPFEDLSERELQTAVMIVNGNKVAEIAETLSVSPKTVNTYRYRIFEKLGLHSDVELTLLAVKHNVLDPEEAV comes from the coding sequence TTGATAAAAGTCTTAGTGGTAGACGACCATGACCTTGTGCGAATGGGTATTTCGCGCATGCTGGGTGACGTCGACGATATCCAGGTGGTTGGCGAGGCCAAGAGTGGCGAAGACGCCATTGCCTTCGTCCGGGAGACAGCGGTAGACGTCATTCTCATGGACGTTCGAATGCCGGGTATGGGTGGGCTCGAAGCGACCCGCAAGCTGATTCCTCGCTTTCCTCAGGCAAAGGTCATTGCGGTAAGCGCGCTTGATGACGACCTCTTCCCGGGCCGTCTCATTCAGGCTGGTGCATCCGGCTATGTGACCAAGGGTGCTGATCTCGAGGAAATGGTCAGGGCAATTCACTCGGTGGTCGCCGGAGAGACCTACATCAGTAGCTCCATGGCGACCAAGCTGGCCCTGCGCGGCATGAATGGTGGCGGCTCCCCATTTGAGGATCTTTCCGAGCGCGAGCTACAGACCGCGGTGATGATTGTGAACGGCAACAAGGTTGCGGAGATTGCCGAGACACTTTCGGTGAGCCCGAAAACGGTCAACACCTACCGATACCGTATTTTTGAAAAACTCGGTTTACATTCTGATGTGGAGCTCACGCTTCTTGCGGTCAAACACAACGTATTGGATCCGGAAGAGGCCGTTTAA
- the pgsA gene encoding CDP-diacylglycerol--glycerol-3-phosphate 3-phosphatidyltransferase, producing the protein MNLANQLTLLRVALIPVFVLVFYLPYKWSYIASALIFSVAAATDWLDGYIARKLNQSTPFGAFLDPVADKLMVATALVLLVHLHDHRLFTIAAAVIIGREIAVSALREWMAELGQRNSVAVSFVGKIKTTAQMAAIIVLLAFDVREFPIMETIGYVLLYIAAALTLWTMVLYIRAAWPALTADPGDAPKD; encoded by the coding sequence ATGAACCTAGCCAATCAATTGACCTTGCTGCGCGTAGCGCTGATTCCGGTTTTCGTGCTGGTATTTTATCTGCCGTACAAGTGGAGCTATATTGCCTCTGCGCTGATCTTCTCCGTAGCCGCGGCGACAGACTGGCTGGATGGGTACATTGCTCGCAAGTTGAACCAAAGTACGCCTTTCGGGGCATTCCTTGATCCTGTCGCTGACAAATTAATGGTGGCGACGGCACTGGTGTTACTGGTTCATTTGCACGACCATCGCCTGTTCACCATTGCGGCGGCAGTGATTATCGGTCGCGAGATAGCGGTCTCGGCGCTGCGCGAGTGGATGGCTGAGCTGGGGCAGCGCAATAGTGTTGCGGTCTCGTTTGTCGGTAAGATCAAGACAACCGCCCAGATGGCGGCAATCATCGTACTTCTGGCGTTTGATGTTCGGGAGTTCCCGATCATGGAAACCATCGGTTATGTGTTGCTGTACATCGCCGCTGCGCTGACGCTCTGGACCATGGTGCTGTACATCCGCGCCGCCTGGCCGGCGCTTACCGCTGATCCAGGCGATGCCCCGAAAGACTGA
- a CDS encoding S8 family peptidase, with the protein MLLSCIRNFFAVITVAFCFSAGAVAESWVLVVHGNKIHQKTLDDIAAAGGKITRTVPEIGVLLVEGDSSFGETVNTLSGVKHAGVNASFQFYEPIVAEGMSLDDAANPPLSGNDDFFFDLQWGHVAVNAVESWNAGNTGKGVRVAIIDGGYDLDHPDLAPNIDYNASMDFTGEGLAYTLPDTFSHGSHVAGTVAAADNGLGTIGVAPDATLILLKALGDAGSGSFGAVAAAIVHAANQDADVINMSLGAAFPASEPGAAALRTMMSRATNYAYQAGVTIITSAGNDSTDGDKDGNNLTLPADSPHAISISATGPQGWAAGNGNLDNLAIYSNYGQSLIDFAAPGGDYTYYLSNNDLCTVGPITNLCGVFDFVFSTGNGGWYWSVGTSMASPHAAGVAALIIGANGGDMHPAQVEAALAQTSLDLGKPGNDDVYGAGLVQSPK; encoded by the coding sequence ATGCTTCTCAGTTGTATTCGTAACTTCTTCGCTGTCATTACCGTTGCATTCTGCTTTTCTGCCGGGGCCGTCGCCGAGTCCTGGGTGCTGGTGGTACACGGCAACAAAATTCACCAGAAAACGCTGGACGATATTGCCGCTGCGGGCGGAAAGATTACCCGCACAGTGCCTGAGATCGGCGTATTGTTGGTAGAGGGTGACAGCAGCTTCGGCGAGACCGTCAACACTCTTTCCGGTGTTAAACACGCGGGCGTCAACGCATCCTTCCAGTTCTACGAGCCGATTGTCGCTGAGGGCATGTCTCTCGACGACGCCGCGAACCCACCGCTCAGTGGCAATGATGATTTCTTCTTCGACCTTCAGTGGGGGCATGTCGCCGTGAATGCGGTGGAATCCTGGAACGCTGGAAACACAGGCAAAGGCGTACGGGTAGCCATTATCGATGGCGGCTATGATCTGGATCACCCGGACCTGGCCCCCAATATCGACTACAACGCCAGCATGGATTTCACCGGTGAAGGGCTGGCCTACACCCTGCCCGACACCTTCAGCCACGGCTCCCATGTAGCGGGCACCGTTGCCGCTGCCGACAACGGCCTTGGCACTATCGGCGTGGCGCCCGACGCGACGCTGATCCTGCTTAAAGCCCTGGGTGATGCGGGCTCTGGCTCGTTTGGCGCTGTGGCTGCAGCGATTGTGCATGCGGCTAACCAGGACGCCGATGTCATCAACATGAGCCTGGGTGCTGCGTTCCCCGCGAGCGAGCCCGGTGCAGCGGCACTGCGCACCATGATGTCCCGGGCCACCAACTACGCCTATCAGGCCGGGGTAACCATCATCACTTCCGCGGGCAACGATTCAACCGATGGTGACAAAGACGGTAACAACCTGACTCTGCCGGCCGACTCACCCCATGCCATTTCCATTTCCGCCACTGGTCCGCAGGGCTGGGCTGCGGGGAACGGCAACCTCGACAATCTGGCGATTTACTCCAACTATGGTCAGTCCCTGATTGACTTCGCGGCGCCGGGTGGCGACTACACCTATTACCTGAGCAACAACGACCTGTGCACCGTTGGCCCCATCACCAATCTCTGCGGTGTGTTTGACTTTGTGTTCAGTACCGGTAACGGTGGCTGGTACTGGTCGGTTGGCACCAGCATGGCATCGCCGCATGCGGCGGGTGTTGCGGCGCTGATCATCGGTGCGAACGGCGGCGACATGCATCCCGCCCAGGTGGAGGCGGCCCTCGCCCAAACGTCACTGGATCTGGGCAAGCCCGGCAATGACGATGTGTATGGTGCAGGCCTGGTTCAGTCTCCCAAATAA
- a CDS encoding HAD family hydrolase, with protein MKMKWRMALALALAICMPALYQGASAEEAHADQVISHILGAKSAIIDNAEGAASDQFVFLAFWDFDDTILKGDCAGGLRIDDKTVYRGLTELAIESGYSQIYDRDEGLARFWKDYVVLEENIGPWISYPFLPQMLRGSKAKDVSSLARNHFEDVLQNYFFKSSIKILNALEKNGIQNHVISASPDIFVDAAASPLGLPKERFNGVEVKIEDGRLTEEIVYPVTWAKGKVEKLTSIVAAIKRQHPGKQVIVLAAFGNSYGSDGPFMKYVVTRRLPAGKPIGVMINGGAPLESYQNIFLKVEQSEVLSSGQ; from the coding sequence ATGAAGATGAAGTGGAGAATGGCGTTGGCGTTGGCACTGGCAATATGCATGCCTGCGCTTTATCAGGGTGCGAGTGCGGAGGAAGCCCATGCTGATCAGGTGATCTCGCACATCCTGGGGGCTAAGAGTGCCATAATCGACAATGCGGAGGGGGCCGCGTCCGACCAATTCGTCTTTCTGGCTTTCTGGGATTTTGACGACACGATCCTGAAGGGGGATTGCGCAGGTGGCCTGCGTATCGACGACAAGACGGTTTACAGAGGTTTGACTGAGCTGGCCATCGAGTCCGGTTACTCACAGATTTACGACCGCGATGAAGGCCTTGCTCGCTTCTGGAAAGATTATGTCGTTTTAGAAGAAAACATCGGACCGTGGATTTCCTATCCCTTCCTGCCTCAGATGCTGCGTGGCAGCAAAGCGAAGGACGTTTCATCACTGGCACGCAACCACTTTGAAGATGTCTTGCAAAACTACTTCTTCAAGTCCTCGATCAAAATACTGAATGCCCTTGAGAAGAACGGCATCCAGAACCATGTAATTTCCGCCAGCCCCGATATTTTCGTCGATGCCGCGGCTTCACCCCTTGGCTTGCCGAAAGAGCGGTTCAACGGGGTTGAGGTAAAGATAGAAGATGGCCGCCTGACGGAAGAAATCGTCTACCCCGTTACCTGGGCTAAGGGCAAGGTCGAGAAGCTGACCTCCATCGTTGCGGCGATCAAACGGCAACACCCCGGCAAACAGGTGATCGTACTCGCTGCTTTTGGAAACAGCTATGGCAGTGATGGTCCCTTCATGAAATACGTAGTCACAAGAAGATTGCCTGCAGGGAAGCCTATCGGGGTGATGATCAACGGTGGTGCCCCCCTGGAGTCCTACCAAAATATTTTTCTCAAAGTGGAACAATCTGAAGTTCTGTCTTCCGGGCAGTAA
- the murB gene encoding UDP-N-acetylmuramate dehydrogenase has product MIEPDVDLQPYNTMTIAARAKYFCAATSLAEVREALRFAQEKGLPILPLGGGSNIVLTADFPGLALHLGMQGLDFEPLDDGVRIRASAGENWHQLVMKSVELGYGGLENLALIPGNIGAAPIQNIGAYGVELKDTFEQLTAMDMRTGELVPFTAEQCQFGYRDSIFKGAAKDQYLICEVVLKLPGDWQRHIAYPALQQYFSEHGYPVDQLTPAQVAAAVIDIRNSKLPNPVEIPNTGSFFKNPVVDERLYSALKTKYPELVAFSTADGWKLAAGWLIDQAGWRGFSRNGVGVHDRQALVLVNPGHRCGSEVIQLAGEIATDVQKKFGVTLEPEPRFYP; this is encoded by the coding sequence ATGATTGAGCCTGATGTAGATTTACAGCCCTACAACACCATGACGATTGCCGCGCGCGCGAAGTACTTCTGTGCGGCGACTTCATTGGCTGAGGTGCGCGAAGCGCTGCGGTTTGCCCAGGAAAAGGGGCTTCCAATATTGCCCTTGGGTGGTGGCAGCAACATCGTGTTGACGGCTGACTTTCCCGGCCTGGCACTGCATCTTGGTATGCAGGGGCTGGATTTTGAGCCGCTCGATGACGGCGTCCGAATCCGGGCATCCGCGGGCGAAAACTGGCATCAGCTGGTCATGAAAAGCGTCGAGCTCGGCTACGGCGGGCTGGAGAACCTCGCACTGATTCCCGGCAATATCGGTGCCGCTCCCATTCAAAATATTGGTGCATACGGCGTCGAACTGAAGGATACCTTTGAGCAGCTGACAGCGATGGACATGCGCACCGGCGAGCTTGTCCCGTTTACGGCGGAACAGTGCCAGTTCGGTTATCGCGACAGTATTTTCAAGGGGGCGGCGAAAGACCAGTATTTGATCTGCGAGGTGGTGCTCAAGCTACCCGGTGATTGGCAGCGTCACATTGCCTACCCCGCGCTGCAGCAGTACTTTTCCGAGCATGGTTACCCGGTCGATCAACTGACACCGGCGCAGGTTGCCGCCGCGGTGATCGATATCCGCAACAGCAAACTTCCCAATCCGGTGGAGATACCCAACACTGGTAGCTTCTTCAAGAACCCCGTCGTGGATGAACGCCTCTACAGCGCTCTCAAGACTAAGTATCCAGAACTTGTAGCTTTCTCCACCGCAGACGGTTGGAAGCTGGCCGCCGGCTGGCTGATTGACCAGGCGGGGTGGCGGGGCTTTTCCAGAAATGGGGTAGGGGTGCATGATCGGCAGGCGCTGGTGCTGGTCAATCCCGGGCACCGCTGTGGCAGCGAAGTGATTCAGCTGGCTGGCGAGATCGCCACGGATGTGCAAAAAAAGTTTGGCGTAACACTGGAACCTGAACCGAGGTTCTATCCCTGA
- the lpxK gene encoding tetraacyldisaccharide 4'-kinase: protein MSLENWLNKRWYPAVDGDSDSSIPLPLLAPLELVFRHGSRLRKLRNPPEPLPVPVIVVGNITVGGAGKTPLVAELGRWLQERGHKPGIISRGYGGRAKYYPYNVTAQSHPLESGDEPLMLHLMTGLPVMVSPKRAEAARALIDQHGCDVILSDDGLQHYGLWRSMEICVVDGQRGLGNEHLLPRGPLRESPERLDSVDMVVINGAPLPVTEAQCGERADFVMELEPALWHQFNLDQTSTLKLASGPEVGPCHGVAAIGNPQRFFNALRGLGYSVMEMPFPDHHQYSQQELQLDGETPVIMTMKDAVKCRDFWQSHWWALEARAQLPDLFYQRIHQHLESFQPA, encoded by the coding sequence ATGTCGCTTGAAAACTGGTTAAACAAACGTTGGTATCCCGCCGTAGACGGCGACAGTGATAGCAGTATCCCGCTGCCCCTGCTCGCGCCTCTGGAGTTGGTATTTCGCCACGGCAGCCGCCTGCGCAAGCTGCGCAACCCGCCGGAGCCACTGCCGGTGCCGGTGATCGTGGTGGGCAATATCACCGTGGGTGGTGCCGGCAAGACTCCGCTGGTCGCCGAGCTCGGCCGCTGGCTGCAGGAGCGCGGACACAAGCCCGGCATTATCAGCCGTGGTTACGGCGGGCGCGCCAAATATTATCCCTACAACGTTACCGCGCAGTCGCACCCCCTGGAGTCTGGTGATGAGCCGCTGATGCTGCACCTCATGACGGGCCTGCCGGTGATGGTTTCGCCCAAGCGGGCGGAGGCGGCGAGGGCGCTGATCGACCAGCACGGTTGCGACGTGATCCTGTCGGATGACGGTCTTCAGCACTATGGCCTTTGGCGCAGCATGGAAATTTGCGTGGTGGACGGCCAACGCGGGCTTGGCAACGAACATCTGCTGCCTCGAGGGCCTCTGCGTGAATCTCCCGAAAGACTCGACAGTGTCGACATGGTCGTCATCAATGGAGCGCCGCTCCCAGTGACGGAAGCGCAATGCGGGGAGAGGGCGGACTTCGTCATGGAGTTGGAGCCCGCCTTGTGGCACCAATTCAATCTCGATCAGACGTCGACACTCAAGCTGGCGTCCGGGCCAGAGGTGGGACCCTGCCATGGCGTCGCCGCTATCGGAAATCCCCAACGCTTCTTTAATGCGCTCAGGGGGCTTGGTTACTCGGTAATGGAAATGCCGTTTCCTGATCACCACCAGTACTCCCAGCAGGAATTGCAACTGGATGGGGAAACCCCGGTCATCATGACCATGAAAGACGCGGTCAAATGCCGTGACTTCTGGCAAAGCCACTGGTGGGCCCTGGAGGCCAGGGCACAGTTGCCAGACCTGTTTTATCAGCGCATTCACCAACACCTGGAGAGTTTTCAGCCCGCATGA